ACTTACTACTAGACTTAAAAAGAATCCTATCTCTGTCAAATCCAAAAATGATTAGGGTTCTAAACAACACTAAATCATCGATGAAGAATTCATATGTCTACAAATTGATAATTCTCCAAAAACTGTTTCGTTGTCAGAATAGGAATTTGTTGAAATTCTCTCAAAATCAGTAAATCCTCGTCACCAGAGACGATCGCCTCTACAGGGACACTTACCGCCGTTTCCAAAACGATTTTGTCCTTTGGATCGCGTAACTGGGAAAGATCGGATATTGTAACAGGTTGGCATAGCTGAGTTATGCGAGCTACCTCAACTAGTAATTCTTCGGCTGTAATTGTCAATTTTTCTAGACGACGTTGAAGTTTGGGATAGGCTAAGGTTGTTTGTAACTCCTCAATTAATAATTTTGAACTATAAAGAACAATTTGTTCTGATACCGCCAGTTGAATAATTCGGCGAGGATTGCCACCCCAAAGTAAACCAGAAATCCAAATATTTGTATCTAGTAAGACTCTCATCCCTAATTTTATCTGTGTCTTACCTCTTTTACTATCGTGGTAATTTCTTCCATAGTAGGTTGCTCTTCGTCTGTACCCAATTCATCTACTTTTTGCCACAGAGAAGATAGTTTATCTTGAGTGCGAGGTTGTATTTGCTTAAAAATCATCATCGCCACCTCATTCTGTTTTCCATCTGGAAGCTTTTTCAGTTCGGCAATCGCTTTTTCTAATAGTTCGGTCATGGCATCATTCTGTT
This genomic window from Myxosarcina sp. GI1 contains:
- a CDS encoding putative toxin-antitoxin system toxin component, PIN family; this translates as MRVLLDTNIWISGLLWGGNPRRIIQLAVSEQIVLYSSKLLIEELQTTLAYPKLQRRLEKLTITAEELLVEVARITQLCQPVTISDLSQLRDPKDKIVLETAVSVPVEAIVSGDEDLLILREFQQIPILTTKQFLENYQFVDI